In Equus caballus isolate H_3958 breed thoroughbred chromosome 7, TB-T2T, whole genome shotgun sequence, one DNA window encodes the following:
- the RNF26 gene encoding E3 ubiquitin-protein ligase RNF26: MEAVYLVVNGVGLVLDVLTLVLDLNFLLVSSLLASLAWLLAFIYNLPHTVLTSLLHLGRGVVLSLLALIEALVRFTFGGLQALCTLLYSCCSGLESLKLLGHLASHGALRSREILHRGVLNVVSNGHALLRQACDICTIAMSLVAYVINSLVNICLIGTQNLFSLVLALWDAVMGPLWRMTDVMAAFLAHISSSAVAMAILLWTPCQLALELLASAARLLASFVLVNLTGLVLLACVLAVTVTVLHPDLTLRLATQALSQLHARPSYHRLREDVVRLSRLALGSEAWRRVWSRSLQLASWPNRGGAPGAPHSGPRRVPSATTWRQDILPEAGPRSVAEEEEVRMARAAAARGRERLNEEMPIAGQDPWKLLKEQEERKKCVICQDQSKTVLLLPCRHLCLCQACTEILMRHPVYHRNCPLCRRGILQTLNVYL; the protein is encoded by the coding sequence ATGGAGGCTGTGTACCTTGTAGTGAATGGGGTGGGCCTGGTGCTGGACGTGCTGACCTTGGTGTTGGACCTCAACTTCCTGCTGGTGTCCTCCCTCCTGGCTTCCCTGGCCTGGCTCCTGGCCTTCATCTACAACCTGCCACACACGGTACTGACTAGTCTTCTGCACTTGGGCCGCGGAGTCGTGCTTTCACTGCTGGCCTTGATTGAAGCCTTGGTACGGTTCACCTTTGGGGGCTTGCAGGCCTTGTGTACCCTGCTATACAGCTGTTGCTCTGGCCTGGAGAGCCTAAAGCTCCTGGGGCACCTGGCCTCTCACGGGGCACTGAGGAGCCGGGAGATACTGCACCGGGGTGTCCTCAATGTGGTCTCCAATGGCCATGCTTTGCTGCGCCAGGCCTGTGACATCTGTACCATCGCTATGAGCTTGGTGGCCTACGTGATCAACAGCTTGGTCAACATCTGTCTCATTGGCACTCAGAACCTCTTCTCCCTGGTGCTGGCCCTGTGGGATGCGGTGATGGGGCCGCTGTGGAGGATGACAGACGTTATGGCTGCCTTCCTAGCCCACATTTCCAGCAGTGCTGTGGCCATGGCCATCCTCCTCTGGACCCCCTGCCAACTAGCACTGGAGCTCCTGGCCTCAGCTGCCCGCCTCTTGGCCAGCTTTGTGCTTGTCAATCTCACTGGCCTGGTGCTGTTGGCTTGCGTGCTGGCAGTGACAGTGACTGTGTTGCACCCGGACCTCACCCTGAGGCTCGCCACCCAGGCACTCAGTCAGCTCCATGCCCGGCCATCCTACCACCGGCTCCGAGAGGATGTTGTGCGATTGTCTCGCCTAGCACTGGGCTCAGAGGCCTGGCGCCGAGTCTGGAGCCGCAGCCTGCAGCTGGCGAGCTGGCCAAATCGGGGAGGGGCACCTGGGGCTCCTCACAGTGGCCCTAGGAGGGTACCCTCAGCTACGACCTGGCGACAGGACATTCTTCCTGAAGCAGGGCCCAGATCAGtggcagaagaggaggaagtcAGGATGGCCAGAGCAGCAGCTGCCCGGGGCCGGGAGAGGCTCAATGAGGAGATGCCCATAGCTGGGCAAGACCCATGGAAATTGCTGAAGGAGCAAGAGGAGCGGAAGAAGTGCGTCATCTGCCAGGACCAGAGCAAGACGGTGCTGCTTCTGCCCTGTCGGCACCTGTGCCTGTGCCAGGCCTGCACTGAAATCCTGATGCGCCACCCTGTCTATCACCGCAACTGCCCACTGTGCCGCCGGGGCATTCTGCAGACCCTCAATGTCTACCTCTGA
- the C1QTNF5 gene encoding complement C1q tumor necrosis factor-related protein 5, with amino-acid sequence MRALVALLLLGLAAGSAPLDDNKIPSLCPGHPGLPGTPGHHGSQGLPGRDGRDGRDGTPGAPGEKGEGGRPGLPGPRGEPGPRGEAGPVGATGPAGECSVPPRSAFSAKRSESRVPPPSDAPLPFDRVLVNEQGHYDATTGKFTCQVPGVYYFAVHATVYRASLQFDLVKNGESIASFFQFFGGWPKPASLSGGAMVRLEPEDQVWVQVGVGDYIGIYASIKTDSTFSGFLVYSDWHSSPVFA; translated from the exons ATGAGGGCGCTCGTAGCCCTGCTGCTCCTGGGCCTGGCGGCCGGCTCGGCCCCGCTAGACGACAACAAGATTCCCAGCCTGTGCCCGGGGCACCCCGGCCTTCCCGGAACGCCGGGCCACCATGGCAGTCAGGGCCTGCCTGGCCGCGACGGCCGCGACGGCCGGGACGGCACGCCCGGGGCGCCCGGGGAGAAAGGCGAGGGCGGGAGGCCAG GACTGCCGGGGCCCCGTGGGGAGCCCGGGCCGCGAGGAGAGGCTGGACCCGTGGGGGCGACCGGGCCGGCGGGCGAGTGCTCGGTGCCTCCGCGCTCCGCCTTCAGCGCCAAGCGCTCCGAGAGCCGGGTGCCTCCGCCGTCAGACGCGCCCCTACCCTTCGACCGCGTGCTGGTGAACGAGCAGGGACACTACGACGCCACCACCGGCAAGTTCACCTGCCAGGTGCCCGGGGTCTACTACTTCGCGGTCCACGCCACCGTCTACCGGGCTAGCCTGCAGTTCGATCTGGTCAAGAACGGCGAGTCCATCGCCTCTTTCTTCCAGTTTTTTGGGGGGTGGCCCAAGCCAGCCTCGCTCTCCGGGGGCGCCATGGTGAGGCTGGAGCCCGAGGACCAGGTGTGGGTGCAGGTGGGCGTCGGTGATTACATCGGCATCTACGCCAGCATCAAGACGGACAGCACCTTCTCTGGATTCCTGGTGTACTCTGACTGGCACAGCTCCCCTGTCTTCGCTTGA
- the MFRP gene encoding membrane frizzled-related protein — protein MKDCSDIILCVEGTELSKTEFCNPAFEPESGPPCPPPAFQEDASCSIGAPWHGRHRRGLQPDCQFSWLCVLLLASLLLLLLGLLVAIILAQLQATPPLGTSYHPLPATTTTGTTPLITTTTSQATGTPKEQQEAGMSPTPQSTCGGLLPGPRGFFSSPNYPDPYPPNAHCVWHIQVATDHAIQLKIEALSMESVASCLFDRLEISPEPEGPLLRVCGRVPPPTLNTNASHLRVAFVSDSSVEGFGFHAWYQAVAPGHGSCAHDEFPCDQLICLLPDSVCDGFANCADGRDETNCSAKFSGCGGNLTGLQGTFSAPSYLQQYPHQQLCTWHISVPAGHGIELQFHNFSLEAQDECKLDYVEVYETSNSGALSLLGRFCGAEPPPRLISWHHQLAVLFRTDHGISSGGFSATYRALNVTENPCGPREFSCQDGGCQSLQWICDTWRNCADSSDDNCSSPLFPPPELACEPVQVEMCIGLSYNTTAFPNIWVGMATQEEVVEVLRGYKSLTSLPCYQNFRRLLCGLLVPHCTPLGSVLPPCRSVCQEAERQCQSGLALLGTPWPFNCNRLPEAAGLEACAQP, from the exons ATGAAGGACTGCTCAGATATCATcctgtgtgtggaggggacagAGCTGAGCAAG ACTGAATTCTGCAATCCTGCTTTCGAGCCTGAATCGGGGCCCCCTTGCCCTCCACCGGCCTTCCAGGAGGATGCCAGCTGCAGCATCGGAGCTCCCTGGCACG GTCGGCATCGCCGAGGGCTGCAACCAGACTGCCAGTTCTCCTGGCTGTGTGTCCTCCTGCTAGCcagcctgctgctcctgctgctcggGCTGCTAGTGGCCATCATCCTAGCCC agTTGCAGGCTACACCCCCACTGGGGACCTCCTATCACCCACtgcctgccaccaccaccactggcACCACCCccctcatcaccaccaccacctctcaggCAACTGGGACCCCTAAAGAGCAGCAGGAGGCAGGCATGAGCCCCACACCCCAGTCCA CCTGTGGGGGCCTCCTTCCTGGACCAAGGGGCTTCTTCAGCAGCCCTAACTACCCAGACCCTTACCCACCCAATGCCCACTGTGTGTGGCACATCCAGGTGGCCACAGACCATGCAATACAGCTCAAGATCGAAGCTCTCAGCATGGAGAGCGTGGCCTCCTGTCTCTTCGATCGCTTGGAAATCTCCCCTGAGCCTGAAGGCCCCCTCCTCAG AGTGTGTGGGAGGGTACCTCCCCCCACACTCAACACCAATGCCAGCCACCTCCGGGTGGCCTTCGTCTCTGACAGCAGTGTGGAAGGATTTGGTTTCCATGCCTGGTACCAGGCTGTGGCTCCTGGGCATG GGAGCTGTGCCCATGATGAGTTCCCCTGTGACCAGCTCATCTGCCTGCTGCCTGACTCAGTGTGTGATGGTTTTGCCAACTGCGCTGATGGCAGGGACGAGACCAACTGCAGTGCCAAGTTCTCTG gcTGTGGGGGGAATCTGACTGGGCTCCAGGGCACTTTCTCTGCTCCCAGCTACCTGCAGCAGTACCCTCACCAACAG CTTTGCACCTGGCATATCTCGGTGCCTGCTGGACATGGCATAGAACTTCAGTTCCACAACTTCAGCCTGGAAGCTCAGGACGAGTGCAAGCTTGACTACGTGGAGGTGTACGAGACCAGCAACTCAGGGGCCCTCAGCCTCCTGGGCAG GTTCTGTGGAGCAGAGCCACCCCCTCGCCTCATCTCCTGGCACCACCAACTGGCTGTGCTCTTTAGGACAGATCATGGCATCAGCAGCGGGGGCTTCTCAGCCACCTACCGGGCCCTCAATGTCACAGAAA ACCCCTGTGGGCCCAGAGAGTTCTCCTGTCAGGATGGAGGGTGTCAGAGTCTACAGTGGATATGTGACACGTGGAGAAACTGTGCAGACAGCAGTGATGACAACTGCAGCAGCCCCTTGTTCCCACCCCCAG AGCTGGCCTGTGAGCCTGTGCAGGTGGAGATGTGCATCGGCCTGAGCTACAACACCACGGCCTTCCCCAACATCTGGGTAGGCATGGCCacccaggaggaggtggtggaggttCTCAGAGGTTACAAG AGCCTGACAAGTCTGCCCTGCTACCAGAATTTCCGGAGGCTCCTGTGCGGGCTGCTTGTGCCCCACTGCACCCCGCTAGGCAGTGTCCTTCCCCCGTGCCGCTCTGTCTGCCAGGAGGCAGAGCGCCAGTGCCAGTCTGGCCTGGCATTACTGGGCACCCCCTGGCCCTTCAACTGCAACAGGCTGCCTGAGGCCGCTGGCCTGGAGGCTTGTGCCCAGCCCTGA
- the USP2 gene encoding ubiquitin carboxyl-terminal hydrolase 2 isoform X4 — protein MLVPGSTRPSSEKRQNSKSAQGLAGLRNLGNTCFMNSILQCLSNTRELRDYCLQRLYMRDLSHSSNAHTALMEEFAKLIQTIWTSSPNDVVSPSEFKTQIQRYAPRFVGYNQQDAQEFLRFLLDGLHNEVNRVTVRPKSNPENLDHLPDDEKGRQMWRKYLEREDSRIGDLFVGQLKSSLTCTDCGYCSTVFDPFWDLSLPIAKRGYPEVTLMDCMRLFTKEDVLDGDEKPTCCRCRARKRCIKKFSIQRFPKILVLHLKRFSESRIRTSKLTTFVNFPLRDLDLREFASENTNHAVYNLYAVSNHSGTTMGGHYTAYCRSPVTGEWHTFNDSSVTPMSSSQVRTSDAYLLFYELASPPSRM, from the exons AATTCTAAGAGCGCTCAAGGTCTGGCTGGTCTTCGAAACCTTGGGAACACG TGCTTCATGAACTCAATTCTGCAGTGCCTGAGCAACACCCGGGAGTTGAGAGATTATTGCCTCCAGAGACTCTATATGCGGGATCTCAGCCACAGCAGCAATGCACACACAGCCCTCATGGAAG AGTTTGCAAAACTAATCCAGACCATATGGACTTCATCCCCCAACGATGTGGTAAGCCCATCTGAGTTCAAGACCCAGATCCAGAGATATGCACCGCGCTTCGTTGGCTATAA TCAGCAGGATGCTCAGGAATTTCTTCGCTTTCTTCTGGATGGGCTCCACAACGAGGTGAACCGAGTAACAGTGAGGCCTAAGTCCAACCCTGAGAACCTCGATCATCTTCC TGATGATGAGAAAGGGCGACAGATGTGGAGGAAATACCTAGAACGGGAAGACAGTCGGATTGGGG ATCTCTTTGTCGGGCAACTAAAGAGCTCCCTGACGTGTACTGATTGTGGCTACTGTTCTACAGTCTTTGACCCCTTCTGGGACCTCTCACTGCCCATTGCTAAG CGAGGTTATCCTGAGGTGACTTTAATGGACTGCATGAGgctcttcaccaaagaggatgTGCTTGATGGCGATGAAAAGCCC ACATGCTGTCGCTGCCGAGCCAGAAAACGATGTATAAAGAAGTTCTCCATCCAGAGGTTCCCAAAGATCTTGGTGCTCC ATCTGAAGCGGTTCTCAGAATCCAGGATACGAACCAGCAAGCTCACAACATTTGTGAATTTCCCCCTAAGAGACCTGGACTTGAGAGAATTTGCCTCAGAAAACACCA ACCACGCTGTTTACAACCTGTATGCTGTGTCCAATCACTCCGGAACCACCATGGGCGGCCATTACACAGCCTACTGCCGGAGTCCAGTGACGGGCGAATGGCACACTTTCAATGACTCCAG CGTCACACCCATGTCCTCCAGCCAAGTGCGCACCAGCGACGCCTATTTGCTCTTCTACGAACTGGCCAGTCCACCCTCCCGCATGTAG
- the USP2 gene encoding ubiquitin carboxyl-terminal hydrolase 2 isoform X3, with protein sequence MRTSYTVTLPEEPPAAPFPALAKELRPRSPLSPSLLLSTFVGLLVNKAKNSKSAQGLAGLRNLGNTCFMNSILQCLSNTRELRDYCLQRLYMRDLSHSSNAHTALMEEFAKLIQTIWTSSPNDVVSPSEFKTQIQRYAPRFVGYNQQDAQEFLRFLLDGLHNEVNRVTVRPKSNPENLDHLPDDEKGRQMWRKYLEREDSRIGDLFVGQLKSSLTCTDCGYCSTVFDPFWDLSLPIAKRGYPEVTLMDCMRLFTKEDVLDGDEKPTCCRCRARKRCIKKFSIQRFPKILVLHLKRFSESRIRTSKLTTFVNFPLRDLDLREFASENTNHAVYNLYAVSNHSGTTMGGHYTAYCRSPVTGEWHTFNDSSVTPMSSSQVRTSDAYLLFYELASPPSRM encoded by the exons ATGCGCACCTCGTACACCGTGACCCTGCCCGAGGAGCCCCCCGCCGCCCCCTTTCCCGCCCTCGCCAAGGAGCTGCGGCCGCGCTCCCCGCTCTCCCCTTCCCTGCTGCTCTCCACCTTCGTGGGGCTCCTGGTCAACAAAGCCAAG AATTCTAAGAGCGCTCAAGGTCTGGCTGGTCTTCGAAACCTTGGGAACACG TGCTTCATGAACTCAATTCTGCAGTGCCTGAGCAACACCCGGGAGTTGAGAGATTATTGCCTCCAGAGACTCTATATGCGGGATCTCAGCCACAGCAGCAATGCACACACAGCCCTCATGGAAG AGTTTGCAAAACTAATCCAGACCATATGGACTTCATCCCCCAACGATGTGGTAAGCCCATCTGAGTTCAAGACCCAGATCCAGAGATATGCACCGCGCTTCGTTGGCTATAA TCAGCAGGATGCTCAGGAATTTCTTCGCTTTCTTCTGGATGGGCTCCACAACGAGGTGAACCGAGTAACAGTGAGGCCTAAGTCCAACCCTGAGAACCTCGATCATCTTCC TGATGATGAGAAAGGGCGACAGATGTGGAGGAAATACCTAGAACGGGAAGACAGTCGGATTGGGG ATCTCTTTGTCGGGCAACTAAAGAGCTCCCTGACGTGTACTGATTGTGGCTACTGTTCTACAGTCTTTGACCCCTTCTGGGACCTCTCACTGCCCATTGCTAAG CGAGGTTATCCTGAGGTGACTTTAATGGACTGCATGAGgctcttcaccaaagaggatgTGCTTGATGGCGATGAAAAGCCC ACATGCTGTCGCTGCCGAGCCAGAAAACGATGTATAAAGAAGTTCTCCATCCAGAGGTTCCCAAAGATCTTGGTGCTCC ATCTGAAGCGGTTCTCAGAATCCAGGATACGAACCAGCAAGCTCACAACATTTGTGAATTTCCCCCTAAGAGACCTGGACTTGAGAGAATTTGCCTCAGAAAACACCA ACCACGCTGTTTACAACCTGTATGCTGTGTCCAATCACTCCGGAACCACCATGGGCGGCCATTACACAGCCTACTGCCGGAGTCCAGTGACGGGCGAATGGCACACTTTCAATGACTCCAG CGTCACACCCATGTCCTCCAGCCAAGTGCGCACCAGCGACGCCTATTTGCTCTTCTACGAACTGGCCAGTCCACCCTCCCGCATGTAG
- the USP2 gene encoding ubiquitin carboxyl-terminal hydrolase 2 isoform X5 has protein sequence MLRKFLIQTLTSLHNSKSAQGLAGLRNLGNTCFMNSILQCLSNTRELRDYCLQRLYMRDLSHSSNAHTALMEEFAKLIQTIWTSSPNDVVSPSEFKTQIQRYAPRFVGYNQQDAQEFLRFLLDGLHNEVNRVTVRPKSNPENLDHLPDDEKGRQMWRKYLEREDSRIGDLFVGQLKSSLTCTDCGYCSTVFDPFWDLSLPIAKRGYPEVTLMDCMRLFTKEDVLDGDEKPTCCRCRARKRCIKKFSIQRFPKILVLHLKRFSESRIRTSKLTTFVNFPLRDLDLREFASENTNHAVYNLYAVSNHSGTTMGGHYTAYCRSPVTGEWHTFNDSSVTPMSSSQVRTSDAYLLFYELASPPSRM, from the exons ATGTTAAGGAAGTTCTTGATCCAAACTCTCACCTCCTTACAC AATTCTAAGAGCGCTCAAGGTCTGGCTGGTCTTCGAAACCTTGGGAACACG TGCTTCATGAACTCAATTCTGCAGTGCCTGAGCAACACCCGGGAGTTGAGAGATTATTGCCTCCAGAGACTCTATATGCGGGATCTCAGCCACAGCAGCAATGCACACACAGCCCTCATGGAAG AGTTTGCAAAACTAATCCAGACCATATGGACTTCATCCCCCAACGATGTGGTAAGCCCATCTGAGTTCAAGACCCAGATCCAGAGATATGCACCGCGCTTCGTTGGCTATAA TCAGCAGGATGCTCAGGAATTTCTTCGCTTTCTTCTGGATGGGCTCCACAACGAGGTGAACCGAGTAACAGTGAGGCCTAAGTCCAACCCTGAGAACCTCGATCATCTTCC TGATGATGAGAAAGGGCGACAGATGTGGAGGAAATACCTAGAACGGGAAGACAGTCGGATTGGGG ATCTCTTTGTCGGGCAACTAAAGAGCTCCCTGACGTGTACTGATTGTGGCTACTGTTCTACAGTCTTTGACCCCTTCTGGGACCTCTCACTGCCCATTGCTAAG CGAGGTTATCCTGAGGTGACTTTAATGGACTGCATGAGgctcttcaccaaagaggatgTGCTTGATGGCGATGAAAAGCCC ACATGCTGTCGCTGCCGAGCCAGAAAACGATGTATAAAGAAGTTCTCCATCCAGAGGTTCCCAAAGATCTTGGTGCTCC ATCTGAAGCGGTTCTCAGAATCCAGGATACGAACCAGCAAGCTCACAACATTTGTGAATTTCCCCCTAAGAGACCTGGACTTGAGAGAATTTGCCTCAGAAAACACCA ACCACGCTGTTTACAACCTGTATGCTGTGTCCAATCACTCCGGAACCACCATGGGCGGCCATTACACAGCCTACTGCCGGAGTCCAGTGACGGGCGAATGGCACACTTTCAATGACTCCAG CGTCACACCCATGTCCTCCAGCCAAGTGCGCACCAGCGACGCCTATTTGCTCTTCTACGAACTGGCCAGTCCACCCTCCCGCATGTAG